A single Pristis pectinata isolate sPriPec2 chromosome 6, sPriPec2.1.pri, whole genome shotgun sequence DNA region contains:
- the LOC127571568 gene encoding sentrin-specific protease 5-like isoform X1 produces the protein MQVINAVTDSTPLSCNHTSVPVTESGQSLCWHSGEPCPVLQPQLLDHIYYRSSEERSGRALVRTEQPAHGQAEKGKENESRTCSVASEQLISCIHAFLDEFLRKYGSLIPLTERDVLMKLEQIFHQDFRDRKVFIRMEIRKYQKAQVNKPVSSFQVVYNKHVLTLDDLATLYGENWLNDQVINMYGELIVDAVPDKVHFFNSFFYKQLQTKGYNGVKRWTKKVDLFSKALLLIPIHLEIHWSLLTVDLPNRKICLYDSQGIHFNSCVQNILRYLKTEAGERNRPTFLEGWKAFATTCIPQQKNDSDCGVFVLQYCKCLALGRPFQFSQKDMPEVRKLIYRELCECKLME, from the exons atgcaggtcatcaATGCTGTAACAGACTCTACTCCACTCTCATGCAATCACACCAGCGTTCCTGTGACTGAAAGCGGACAGTCTTTATGTTGGCATAGTGGTGAGCCATGTCCTGTGCTTCAGCCGCAGCTGCTGGACCACATTTACTATAGATCTTCAGAGGAACGTTCTGGCCGTGCATTGGTGAGGACTGAGCAGCCAGCTCATGGTCAGGCtgagaaagggaaggagaatgaATCTCGAACCTGTTCTGTTGCCAGTGAACAATTAATATCCTGTATTCATG CTTTCCTGGATGAATTTTTAAGAAAATATGGAAGCCTCATCCCACTTACAGAGAGAGATGTTCTGATGAAGCTAGAGCAGATCTTTCATCAGGATTTCCGTGACAG GAAGGTCTTCATCAGGATGGAAATCCGAAAGTACCAGAAAGCACAGGTGAATAAACCTGTGTCCAGTTTTCAAGTGGTTTACAACAAGCACGTTTTGACTTTGGATGACCTGGCCACGCTTTATGGAGAAAACTGGCTGAATGACCAG GTAATAAATATGTATGGAGAATTGATTGTGGATGCAGTGCCAGATAAG GTTCACTTCTTCAATAGCTTCTTTTACAAACAGCTTCAAACTAAAGGATATAATGGAGTTAAGAGGTGGACGAAAAAG GTGGATTTATTCAGTAAAGCCCTATTACTAATCCCTATACATTTGGAAATTCATTGGTCACTATTAACAGTTGATCTTCCAAATAGGAAAATTTGTCTCTACGATTCTCAAGGCATCCATTTTAATTCCTGTGTTCAG AACATTCTGAGATATTTAAAGACAGAAGCTGGTGAGCGAAATCGGCCCACGTTCCTGGAAGGGTGGAAAGCTTTTGCCACAACG TGCATTCCTCAGCAGAAAAATGATAGCGACTGTGGTGTGTTTGTGCTTCAG TACTGCAAGTGCCTGGCTCTAGGACGACCCTTTCAGTTTTCTCAAAAAGACATGCCTGAAGTAAGAAAATTGATCTACAGAGAACTGTGTGAGTGCAAGCTTATGGAGTGA
- the LOC127571568 gene encoding sentrin-specific protease 5-like isoform X2: MKLEQIFHQDFRDRKVFIRMEIRKYQKAQVNKPVSSFQVVYNKHVLTLDDLATLYGENWLNDQVINMYGELIVDAVPDKVHFFNSFFYKQLQTKGYNGVKRWTKKVDLFSKALLLIPIHLEIHWSLLTVDLPNRKICLYDSQGIHFNSCVQNILRYLKTEAGERNRPTFLEGWKAFATTCIPQQKNDSDCGVFVLQYCKCLALGRPFQFSQKDMPEVRKLIYRELCECKLME, translated from the exons ATGAAGCTAGAGCAGATCTTTCATCAGGATTTCCGTGACAG GAAGGTCTTCATCAGGATGGAAATCCGAAAGTACCAGAAAGCACAGGTGAATAAACCTGTGTCCAGTTTTCAAGTGGTTTACAACAAGCACGTTTTGACTTTGGATGACCTGGCCACGCTTTATGGAGAAAACTGGCTGAATGACCAG GTAATAAATATGTATGGAGAATTGATTGTGGATGCAGTGCCAGATAAG GTTCACTTCTTCAATAGCTTCTTTTACAAACAGCTTCAAACTAAAGGATATAATGGAGTTAAGAGGTGGACGAAAAAG GTGGATTTATTCAGTAAAGCCCTATTACTAATCCCTATACATTTGGAAATTCATTGGTCACTATTAACAGTTGATCTTCCAAATAGGAAAATTTGTCTCTACGATTCTCAAGGCATCCATTTTAATTCCTGTGTTCAG AACATTCTGAGATATTTAAAGACAGAAGCTGGTGAGCGAAATCGGCCCACGTTCCTGGAAGGGTGGAAAGCTTTTGCCACAACG TGCATTCCTCAGCAGAAAAATGATAGCGACTGTGGTGTGTTTGTGCTTCAG TACTGCAAGTGCCTGGCTCTAGGACGACCCTTTCAGTTTTCTCAAAAAGACATGCCTGAAGTAAGAAAATTGATCTACAGAGAACTGTGTGAGTGCAAGCTTATGGAGTGA